In a single window of the Heterodontus francisci isolate sHetFra1 chromosome 35, sHetFra1.hap1, whole genome shotgun sequence genome:
- the lingo1a gene encoding leucine-rich repeat and immunoglobulin-like domain-containing nogo receptor-interacting protein 1, whose translation MVAGEASMYSPGLAWQSVLLLILGAVLSGHAMGCPARCDCSAQERSVVCHRKRFITVPEGIPTETRLLDLSKNRIKTINQDEFAAYPLLEELELNENIISTVEPGAFSNLFNLRSLGLRSNRLKLIPLGVFTGLNNLTQLDISENKLVILLDYMFQDLYNLKSLEVGDNDLVYISHRAFSGLHSLEQLTLEKCNLTTIPTEALSHLHGLIVLRLRFLNINVILNYSFKRLYRLKVLEVSHWPFLDTVAPNCLYGLNLTSLTISNCNLTSVPYVAIRHLVYLKLLNLSFNPITTVQGHMMQELLRLQEIHLGGGQLNTIEPYAFRGLNHLRVLNVSCNYLTTLEETVFHSVGNLETLIMDNNPLACDCRLLWIFRRRWRLNFNRQQPVCATPEIVQGKEFKDFPDVLLPNYFTCRRARIRDKKPQRIYVDEGHTVHFVCRADGDPPPVIMWVSPRKRHISSKTNGRLTVFPDGTLEVRYAQLQDNGSYQCIAMNAGGNDTSSASLHVRGYSPDWGQQPNKTFAFITNQPNDSNANSTRASVPFPFDIKTLIIATTMGFISFLGVVLFCLVLLFLWSRGKGNTKHNIEIEYVPRKSDAGIGTADAPRKFNMKMI comes from the coding sequence ATGGTGGCTGGAGAAGCGAGCATGTACAGCCCTGGCCTGGCCTGGCAGTCCGTCCTGCTGCTGATATTGGGGGCAGTTTTATCTGGACACGCAATGGGCTGCCCAGCTCGCTGTGACTGCTCGGCACAGGAGAGATCGGTGGTGTGTCACCGGAAACGCTTCATCACGGTTCCTGAAGGGATTCCCACTGAAACCAGATTGTTGGATCTTAGCAAGAATCGTATCAAGACCATCAACCAAGATGAATTTGCTGCTTACCCTTTGCTGGAGGAGCTGGAGTTGAATGAAAATATAATTTCTACTGTTGAGCCAGGGGCTTTCAGCAACCTGTTTAATCTGAGATCGCTGGGACTGAGGAGTAACAGACTCAAGCTGATACCTCTCGGAGTATTCACAGGACTCAACAACTTGACCCAGCTGGACATCAGTGAGAACAAGCTTGTTATTTTACTGGACTACATGTTTCAGGACTTGTACAACCTCAAGTCCCTGGAAGTCGGAGATAATGACCTTGTCTACATCTCCCACCGAGCTTTCAGTGGCCTCCATAGTCTGGAGCAGCTCACCTTAGAGAAATGCAACTTGACAACCATACCCACTGAAGCCCTGTCCCACCTGCACGGTCTAATAGTGTTGAGACTCCGCTTCTTGAATATCAATGTAATACTGAACTATTCATTCAAACGATTGTATCGTCTCAAAGTCTTGGAAGTTTCTCACTGGCCATTTCTGGACACTGTGGCTCCCAACTGTCTCTATGGTTTGAACCTCACCTCACTTACTATTAGCAACTGCAATCTGACGTCTGTTCCTTATGTAGCAATCCGGCATTTGGTTTACCTGAAGCTTCTCAATTTGTCCTTTAACCCCATTACAACCGTACAAGGTCACATGATGCAGGAGCTGCTCCGGCTGCAAGAGATACACTTGGGTGGAGGGCAACTCAACACAATTGAGCCGTACGCTTTCCGAGGGTTAAATCACCTGAGAGTCCTCAATGTATCCTGCAACTACTTGACAACTTTGGAGGAGACTGTCTTCCATTCAGTTGGCAATCTGGAGACTCTTATCATGGACAACAACCCCCTTGCCTGCGACTGCAGACTGCTCTGGATCTTTAGACGTCGCTGGCGCCTCAACTTTAACAGGCAGCAACCTGTTTGTGCCACCCCTGAGATAGTCCAAGGCAAGGAGTTCAAGGACTTCCCTGACGTTTTGCTGCCCAACTACTTCACATGCCGGAGGGCCAGGATTCGTGACAAGAAACCGCAGAGGATCTACGTAGATGAAGGCCACACGGTCCACTTTGTTTGCAGAGCTGATGGAGACCCTCCTCCAGTCATCATGTGGGTGTCCCCGAGGAAACGCCACATCTCCAGCAAGACCAACGGAAGGCTGACTGTGTTCCCAGATGGCACACTCGAGGTGCGTTATGCCCAGTTACAGGATAATGGCAGCTACCAGTGCATTGCGATGAATGCTGGGGGGAATGATACCTCCAGTGCCAGCCTGCATGTCAGAGGTTACTCCCCAGACTGGGGGCAGCAGCCAAAcaagacttttgcttttattaccaatcAGCCCAATGACAGCAATGCCAACAGCACACGTGCCTCTGTGCCTTTTCCATTTGATATCAAAACACTAATCATAGCAACCACCATGGGATTTATATCCTTCCTGGGAGTGGTTCTCTTTTGTCTGGTACTGTTGTTTCTCTGGAGTAGAGGCAAGGGGAACACAAAGCATAACATCGAAATTGAGTACGTGCCTAGAAAATCAGATGCGGGTATAGGGACTGCAGACGCCCCTCGCAAGTTCAACATGAAAATGATATAA